One stretch of Malus domestica chromosome 14, GDT2T_hap1 DNA includes these proteins:
- the LOC103455657 gene encoding calmodulin gives MAEQLTEEQIAEFKEAFCLFDKDGDGCITTKELGTVMRSLGQNPTEAELQDMISEVDADQNGTIDFSEFLNLMARKMKDTDSEEELKEAFKVFDKDQNGFISAAELRHVMANLGEKLTDEEVNEMIREADEDGDGQVNYEEFVRMMLNK, from the exons ATGGCGGAGCAACTAACAGAGGAGCAGATCGCGGAGTTCAAGGAAGCTTTTTGCCTCTTTGACAAAGATGGCGATG GTTGCATCACTACCAAAGAGTTGGGGACTGTGATGAGATCTTTGGGACAGAATCCCACTGAGGCTGAATTGCAGGACATGATCAGTGAAGTTGATGCTGACCAGAATGGCACAATCGATTTCTCCGAGTTTCTGAATTTGATGGCGAGGAAGATGAAG GATACTGATTCTGAGGAGGAACTCAAAGAGGCTTTCAAGGTCTTTGATAAGGACCAGAATGGCTTTATTTCTGCTGCTGAG CTTCGACATGTAATGGCAAATCTCGGCGAGAAACTGACAGATGAAGAAGTGAATGAAATGATTCGTGAAGCGGACGAAGATGGCGATGGCCAGGTGAACTATGAGGAGTTTGTGAGAATGATGCTCAACAAGTGA
- the LOC139191390 gene encoding uncharacterized protein has translation MFANNMATIQPRSFALKSNDNQKYLRYIHERIENLDGLVQLSEHNVQSEYAKFQMEPADSGNGGLVHIKCCFNNRYLRRANHRQYWIVAGASEREEDTSQWSCTLFKPDFVHSDQEAVIRLIHVQLRHYVTSYTVNDFNQCLFAGFPTPNPGNAIDVYTVVDLEPLLLPRSFALKSNDNKKYLRYIHRRVENLAGLVQLSEENVKSEYAKFQTEPADSGNGGLVHIKCCFNNRYLRRANRRQYWIVAGASEPEEDTSQWSCTLFEPEVVHSDKEAVIRLIHVQLRHYVSSFTVNDFNQCLFAGTKNPKPGNAMDMYTVVDLEPPLLPSPFVLKSNNNDMYLRYMPDQENNIHQILRFSAQDRTSEHAQFQVERANGRDHQTKHYVHIKCLYNGKYLRRMDKYKLLILAAAENRDENTERWTCTLFKPQSVGPTGNNRNNVLCRLRHVATGLYTKPFVDNRSELRLGDEVPDPYGVDVYTAICTFT, from the coding sequence ATGTTTGCAAATAACATGGCAACCATACAACCAAGGTCTTTTGCGCTGAAATCAAACGACAACCAAAAGTACTTGCGCTACATACATGAAAGAATCGAGAATCTTGATGGGCTTGTCCAACTCTCCGAACACAATGTTCAGAGCGAGTACGCAAAGTTCCAAATGGAGCCGGCAGACAGCGGTAATGGAGGACTCGTGCATATCAAATGCTGTTTCAACAACAGGTACTTGAGAAGGGCGAACCACCGGCAGTATTGGATTGTTGCTGGGGCTTCCGAGCGAGAGGAAGATACAAGTCAGTGGTCCTGCACATTGTTCAAGCCTGACTTTGTCCATTCAGACCAGGAGGCAGTCATCCGATTGATCCACGTGCAACTCAGGCACTATGTAACGTCATACACTGTAAACGACTTCAATCAGTGCCTCTTCGCAGGGTTTCCAACCCCCAACCCCGGCAACGCCATTGATGTGTACACAGTCGTCGACTTGGAGCCGCTTCTGCTACCAAGGTCTTTTGCGCTGAAATCAAACGACAACAAAAAATACTTGCGCTACATACATCGAAGAGTCGAGAATCTTGCTGGGCTTGTCCAACTCTCCGAAGAGAATGTTAAGAGCGAGTACGCAAAGTTCCAAACGGAGCCGGCAGACAGCGGTAACGGAGGACTCGTGCATATCAAATGCTGTTTCAACAACAGGTACTTGAGAAGGGCGAACCGCCGGCAGTATTGGATTGTAGCTGGGGCTTCCGAGCCAGAGGAAGATACAAGTCAGTGGTCCTGCACATTGTTCGAGCCTGAGGTTGTCCATTCAGACAAGGAGGCAGTCATCCGATTGATCCACGTGCAACTCAGGCACTATGTATCGTCATTCACTGTAAACGACTTCAATCAGTGCCTCTTCGCAGGGACAAAAAACCCCAAACCCGGCAACGCCATGGATATGTACACAGTCGTCGACTTGGAACCGCCTCTACTACCTAGCCCTTTTGTGCTGAAATCAAACAACAACGACATGTACTTGCGCTACATGCCTGATCAAGAAAACAACATTCATCAGATTCTTCGGTTCTCCGCACAGGATCGTACAAGCGAGCACGCACAGTTCCAAGTGGAGCGGGCAAACGGTAGGGACCACCAAACTAAACACTACGTTCATATCAAATGCTTGTACAACGGAAAATACTTGAGAAGGATGGACAAATACAAGCTATTGATCCTTGCTGCGGCTGAAAATCGAGACGAAAACACAGAAAGATGGACTTGCACATTGTTCAAGCCTCAAAGTGTCGGACCAACCGGAAACAACCGCAACAACGTGCTCTGCCGACTACGCCATGTCGCAACTGGCCTCTATACAAAACCATTTGTTGACAACAGATCAGAATTACGCCTGGGCGATGAAGTCCCTGACCCCTACGGAGTTGATGTCTACACAGCCATTTGCACATTTACATGA